Proteins from a single region of Urocitellus parryii isolate mUroPar1 chromosome 4, mUroPar1.hap1, whole genome shotgun sequence:
- the Relt gene encoding tumor necrosis factor receptor superfamily member 19L isoform X2: MMKLSGLCWPLSCLLVLLPWPLATATPTTPWQCPPGEEPDLDQGQGTLCRSCPPGTFSISWGSSPCQPHDRCSLRRRLEVRAGTATQDTLCGGCQPGWIGPRGVPHIPCQPCSWASLSTPGCNEWGRRARRGVEVAAGSSGGGETQQPGNGTRAGGPEETAAQYAVIAIVPIFCLMGLLGILVCNLLKRKGYHCTAHKEVGPGPGGGGSGINPAYRTEDANEDTIGVLVRLITEKKENAAALEELLKEYHSKQLVQTSHRPVPRLPPASPSMPHICPHRHHLHTVQGLASLSGPCCSRCSQKKWPEVLLSPEAAAATTPAPSLLPNPARAPKAGAKTGRQGEITILSVGRFRVARIPEQRTSSAASEVKTITEAGPSGGDLPDSPQPGLLPEQQALLGSGGSHTKWLKPPAENKAEENRYVVRLSESNLVI, translated from the exons ATGATGAAGCTGAGCGGACTGTGCTGGCCCCTGTCCTGCCTCCTCGTG ctgctgccctggcctctgGCCACTGCAACACCAACGACCCCTTGGCAGTGCCCACCTGGGGAGGAGCCCGATCTG GACCAGGGTCAGGGCACATTATGCAGGTCCTGCCCCCCAGGCACCTTCTCCATCTCCTGGGGCTCCAGCCCATGCCAGCCTCATGACCGCTGCAGCCTTCGAAGGAGGCTGGAGGTCCGGGCTGGCACAGCAACCCAGGATACACTATGTGGAGGCTGCCAGCCTGG GTGGATTGGGCCTCGGGGGGTTCCCCACATTCCATGTCAACCATGTTCATGGGCATCTCTGAGCACTCCTGGCTGTAATG AATGGGGGCGGCGGGCCCGACGTGGCGTGGAGGTGGCAGCGGGGTCCAGTGGCGGTGGTGAGACTCAGCAGCCGGGGAACGGCACGCGGGCCGGTGGCCCTGAGGAGACAGCTGCTCAGTATGCGGTCATTGCCATCGTGCCCATCTTCTGCCTCATGGGGCTCCTGGGCATCCTGGTGTGCAACCTGCTCAAGCGGAAGGGCTACCACTGCACGGCGCACAAGGAGGTCGGGCCCGGCCCTGGAGGTGGAGGCAGTG GGATCAACCCTGCCTACAGGACTGAGGATGCCAATGAGGACACCATTGGGGTCCTGGTGCGTCTGATCACAGAGAAGAAAG AGAATGCGGCGGCCCTGGAGGAGCTGCTGAAAGAATACCACAGCAAACAGCTGGTGCAGACAAGCCACAGGCCTGTGCCCAG GCTGCCGCCGGCCTCCCCCAGTATGCCACACATCTGCCCTCATCGCCACCACCTCCACACCGTGCAGGGCCTAGCTTCACTCTCTGGCCCCTGCTGCTCCCGTTGTAGTCAAAAGAAGTGGCCCGAGGTACTGCTGTCCCCTGAGGCTGCAGCTGCTACTACTCCTGCTCCCAGCCTTCTGCCCAACCCAGCCAGGGCTCCCAAGGCTGGGGCCAAGACAGGACGTCAGGGCGAGATCACCATCTTGTCTGTGGGCAG GTTCCGTGTGGCTCGAATTCCTGAGCAGCGGACAAGTTCAGCAGCATCTGAGGTGAAGACCATCACAGAGGCTGGGCCTTCGGGGGGTGATCTCCCTGACTCCCCACAACCTGGCCTCCTGCCGGAGCAGCAGGCACTGCTGGGAAGTGGTGGGAGCCATACGAAGTGGTTGAAGCCCCCAGCAGAGAACAAAGctgag GAGAACCGCTATGTGGTCCGGCTAAGTGAGAGCAACCTGGTTATCTGA